In Liquorilactobacillus hordei DSM 19519, the following proteins share a genomic window:
- a CDS encoding Type 1 glutamine amidotransferase-like domain-containing protein produces MSNILLSSRAFINKKITRSFINLLGNVDFEADQIVIIVNSVKEGKNHPKMIELQKTVQALGFKNVILFDVLADNPIILENAKAVILNGGYEFLLLDNLKKAGIIDFLQSLVIKGKPIYGISAGAIVLGPDLDLYDELYPEDNINNDIDMTSINATSFRIYPHYDVHLKLDSHLQEAIKNFEKKTGKLITRLTNEQGILIKNDEGVLIGPDK; encoded by the coding sequence ATGAGTAATATTCTACTTTCTTCACGGGCATTTATAAATAAAAAAATTACACGAAGTTTTATTAATTTACTAGGAAATGTAGATTTTGAGGCTGATCAGATAGTAATTATTGTTAACTCAGTCAAGGAAGGAAAGAATCATCCTAAAATGATTGAATTACAGAAAACTGTCCAAGCATTAGGGTTCAAAAATGTTATTTTATTTGATGTTTTAGCAGATAATCCCATTATTCTAGAAAATGCTAAGGCAGTTATTTTAAATGGTGGCTATGAATTTTTATTATTGGATAATTTAAAAAAAGCTGGCATCATTGATTTCTTGCAAAGTTTGGTTATAAAAGGAAAACCAATCTATGGAATAAGTGCTGGTGCAATTGTTTTGGGACCAGATCTTGATTTATATGATGAGCTTTACCCAGAAGATAATATTAATAATGATATAGATATGACTTCCATTAATGCAACTAGTTTTAGAATTTATCCGCATTATGATGTGCATTTGAAGTTAGACAGTCATTTACAAGAAGCTATAAAAAATTTTGAAAAAAAGACTGGAAAGTTAATTACTAGATTAACCAATGAACAGGGAATTTTAATCAAAAATGATGAAGGCGTCTTAATAGGTCCAGATAAATAA
- a CDS encoding HoxN/HupN/NixA family nickel/cobalt transporter has product MKTKIIYGSAPYYLASLGLHLIGITLLFMAAAKHPSFWGLGLLAYSLGLRHAFDADHIAAIDNTVRKLIQQDKKSYGVGFYFSLGHSTVVFLMAILVSISVKWAKLKLPFLEIVGGRIGSLVSGSFLIAIAAFNFLVLISLYRSLKSMKDGSVDEDILNNILMSRGFLARILKPFFKCINRSWQMYPVGFLFGLGFDTATEIALIALSASTAQSGIPTLGIIALPVLFAAGMNLMDTTDSVMMSGAYTWAFDTPVRKAYYNLTVTTISVIAAFLIGAIELIQVATSMAHAQGGIWTWIQNIDFGWLGYGLVLMFLAMWLIAYGIWRLFIKKRETTL; this is encoded by the coding sequence TTGAAGACAAAAATTATATACGGTTCTGCGCCATATTATTTGGCAAGCTTGGGACTACACTTAATAGGAATTACATTATTATTCATGGCAGCAGCAAAGCACCCCAGCTTTTGGGGATTAGGATTATTAGCATATTCATTGGGATTAAGGCATGCTTTCGATGCAGATCATATTGCCGCGATTGATAATACAGTGCGCAAGTTGATTCAACAAGACAAAAAATCTTACGGAGTAGGTTTTTATTTTTCTTTGGGACATTCGACAGTTGTTTTCCTAATGGCAATCTTGGTAAGTATCTCAGTTAAATGGGCTAAATTAAAATTACCCTTTTTAGAAATTGTAGGTGGAAGAATTGGTTCACTCGTTTCAGGCAGTTTCTTAATTGCAATAGCAGCCTTTAACTTTTTAGTACTTATCAGTCTCTATCGTTCATTGAAATCTATGAAGGACGGCTCAGTTGACGAAGATATTTTGAATAACATTCTGATGTCACGTGGCTTTTTGGCTAGAATTCTTAAACCATTTTTTAAATGCATAAATCGTTCATGGCAAATGTACCCAGTTGGATTTTTATTTGGACTAGGATTTGATACAGCAACCGAAATTGCATTGATTGCTCTTTCTGCAAGTACGGCTCAGTCAGGAATACCTACACTTGGCATCATTGCATTACCAGTTTTATTTGCGGCCGGAATGAATTTAATGGATACAACAGATTCTGTAATGATGTCAGGAGCCTATACATGGGCCTTTGACACACCAGTCAGAAAAGCATACTATAATTTAACTGTAACCACAATCTCTGTAATCGCAGCATTTCTAATTGGAGCAATTGAGTTGATCCAAGTCGCTACAAGTATGGCACATGCTCAAGGTGGAATTTGGACATGGATACAAAATATAGATTTTGGCTGGTTAGGATATGGACTAGTTCTTATGTTCTTAGCGATGTGGTTAATTGCTTATGGCATCTGGAGGCTTTTCATCAAGAAAAGAGAGACAACACTTTAA
- a CDS encoding GIY-YIG nuclease family protein — translation MTRGKTIQLYLMDGTPKGRIKCTLANWTGVAYKIPRTGLEQAKKIKALKQTGVYFLFSTSDETQENIVYIGQAGVRKNGEGILYRLQEHKRNPNKDYWTEAVAFTTSNNTFGSTEISYLENKYTKMAIEGKRYIVKNSNEPNLGNVTEEKESELEEFISYTKLVIGALGYNIFEPVITKVTPVNIRLLVDDEPILTLTITPHKGQKIIAKGKQTSEGFVVFKGSKLKTQVEKSASKATLKNRELAKHKYDENFILLEDILFTSPSAAASFVTGSSVNGRKEWKDIYGKSINQLEKEE, via the coding sequence ATGACAAGAGGTAAAACAATTCAGTTGTATTTAATGGACGGGACACCAAAGGGAAGAATTAAATGTACCTTAGCAAACTGGACAGGTGTGGCATATAAAATTCCAAGAACTGGATTAGAACAAGCAAAAAAAATTAAAGCACTAAAGCAAACCGGCGTGTATTTCTTATTTAGTACTTCTGATGAAACACAAGAAAATATTGTGTACATAGGTCAGGCGGGTGTAAGAAAAAATGGTGAAGGAATTTTATATAGACTTCAGGAGCACAAAAGAAATCCAAACAAAGATTATTGGACTGAAGCTGTTGCTTTCACTACGTCAAATAACACTTTTGGTTCAACTGAAATTAGTTATCTTGAAAATAAGTATACAAAAATGGCAATTGAAGGCAAGAGATATATCGTAAAAAACTCAAACGAACCAAATCTTGGTAATGTAACGGAAGAAAAAGAATCCGAGCTAGAAGAATTTATAAGTTATACAAAATTGGTAATTGGTGCATTAGGATACAACATCTTCGAACCCGTAATTACCAAAGTAACACCTGTTAACATTCGACTGCTAGTTGATGATGAACCAATCCTCACTTTAACTATTACACCACATAAAGGTCAGAAAATTATTGCCAAGGGAAAACAAACAAGTGAAGGCTTTGTAGTATTCAAAGGAAGTAAGTTAAAAACCCAAGTTGAAAAGTCAGCTAGCAAAGCAACACTAAAAAATAGAGAACTTGCTAAACACAAATATGATGAAAATTTTATTCTTTTAGAAGATATACTCTTCACTAGCCCATCGGCAGCTGCCTCGTTTGTTACAGGATCGTCAGTAAATGGAAGAAAAGAATGGAAGGATATATATGGTAAGTCCATCAACCAACTTGAGAAAGAAGAATAA
- a CDS encoding IS3 family transposase (programmed frameshift), translating into MKRYTDDFKASIIKMHTEEKRSVRSLSEEYAVSPASIHNWIKDAKSVELDDGTEVTSKEFKKLQKENQRLKEELEIFKSCGGVTGKALGRVKTLAFIKIQLPYHRLSLILSTLRLARSTYYHWLNYQPSQHDCVDRHLKASIRKIWEENYRAYGYPRIKLALNRLGIIVGVKRIFRLMQEMKIHSLMHRRFKKPNTHVDYLQRPNLIKNKPKASTWRADITYLELRPGTWVYLSSVYEPKVHKILAYKIGRQMNAKLVVDTVNQALEHHKRPAYFHSDMGSQYTSCDVENLLRRHQIFHSYSKQGYPYDNSQIEGFHSLLKREFVFQTHFSSFEDLILRISNYINWFNTERIRTSV; encoded by the exons ATGAAACGATATACTGATGATTTTAAAGCAAGCATTATTAAAATGCACACCGAGGAAAAGAGATCAGTTCGTTCTCTCTCAGAAGAATATGCAGTGTCTCCTGCATCAATTCATAACTGGATTAAAGATGCAAAATCAGTTGAACTTGATGATGGAACTGAAGTTACTTCTAAAGAATTTAAAAAATTACAAAAAGAGAACCAACGTCTCAAGGAGGAATTGGAGATTT TTAAAAGCTGCGGCGGTGTTACTGGGAAAGCGTTAGGGCGAGTTAAAACTCTTGCTTTCATTAAGATTCAGTTACCCTATCACCGCCTATCCTTAATACTCTCAACTTTAAGATTAGCTCGTAGCACCTATTACCATTGGTTGAACTATCAACCTAGTCAACACGATTGTGTTGACCGTCATTTAAAAGCAAGCATTCGAAAAATTTGGGAAGAAAACTATCGCGCTTATGGTTATCCAAGAATCAAACTAGCATTAAATAGACTGGGAATTATAGTTGGTGTCAAACGGATTTTTCGGCTAATGCAAGAAATGAAGATTCACTCTCTCATGCATCGGCGTTTTAAAAAGCCTAATACTCATGTTGATTATTTACAACGTCCCAATCTGATCAAAAACAAGCCAAAAGCTAGTACTTGGCGAGCTGATATTACTTATCTTGAGCTACGACCTGGAACTTGGGTATATCTTAGTTCAGTATATGAGCCAAAAGTTCATAAGATACTCGCATATAAGATAGGACGACAGATGAATGCCAAACTAGTAGTAGATACAGTTAACCAAGCACTTGAACATCATAAAAGGCCAGCATATTTTCATTCAGATATGGGTTCACAATATACGAGCTGTGATGTTGAAAACTTGCTTAGACGACATCAAATCTTCCATTCGTATTCTAAGCAAGGATATCCTTACGATAATAGCCAAATAGAAGGTTTTCATTCATTATTAAAACGAGAATTCGTTTTTCAAACGCACTTCTCAAGCTTTGAGGACTTAATTCTCAGAATCTCAAATTATATTAATTGGTTCAACACTGAAAGAATCAGAACAAGTGTCTAG
- a CDS encoding DUF1819 family protein: MREKKYSAGLVSQRFWFYETKQYIEMLNDNKIDKEIKQLSDEVNIFGAVSTSRAKEICNAARRRANILGKDMQEFFPSLNIDNQKIVILISVLLLNDLMLEFMMEVYQFQLQRGVLQLTPTDYKAFFSEKQRTNKVVASWKPYTYNRLASSYKNYLLESGLIRETKGVDTITPKILDSRVLKWLKSINRLDIIEAITGGI; this comes from the coding sequence ATGAGGGAAAAAAAATACAGTGCAGGATTAGTTTCACAAAGATTCTGGTTTTATGAAACTAAGCAATACATTGAGATGCTTAATGACAATAAAATTGATAAAGAGATTAAACAGCTTAGTGATGAAGTAAATATTTTTGGGGCTGTTAGTACCAGTCGTGCAAAAGAAATCTGCAATGCAGCAAGACGTCGCGCTAATATTTTAGGAAAAGATATGCAAGAATTTTTTCCAAGTTTAAATATTGATAATCAGAAAATTGTCATATTGATTTCAGTGCTTTTGTTGAATGATTTAATGTTAGAGTTCATGATGGAAGTTTACCAGTTTCAACTTCAAAGGGGTGTTTTGCAACTGACACCAACTGATTACAAGGCTTTTTTTTCTGAAAAGCAAAGAACCAATAAGGTGGTAGCTAGTTGGAAACCTTACACTTACAATCGTTTAGCAAGCAGTTATAAAAACTATTTACTTGAATCAGGTTTGATTCGCGAGACTAAGGGTGTTGATACTATAACACCCAAGATTTTAGATTCACGTGTTTTAAAATGGTTGAAATCTATTAATCGCTTGGACATTATAGAAGCAATAACTGGGGGAATATAG
- a CDS encoding BREX protein BrxB domain-containing protein, translating to MKKTIEDRFSVLDNTIKSDDFLANRGLGNEVGYYIFDYDPKDELLVREHIHYLENQNSLIVDGFKLQVFNLYEIMMELLESKNYLNIISQWEKKHDIMFVATRINRLLKMEEFNDSEMYFTDYIRHRVGNNSVVILTGIGEIYPLVRAHSILNKMHLVYTKRPVIMMYPGEYDRLRLTILNTNRDANYYRAFRID from the coding sequence ATGAAAAAAACTATAGAAGATCGTTTTAGTGTTCTTGACAATACAATTAAATCAGATGATTTTCTAGCAAATCGAGGATTGGGAAATGAAGTTGGTTACTATATTTTTGATTACGATCCCAAAGATGAATTGTTAGTTCGTGAACACATCCATTATTTAGAAAACCAAAACTCATTAATAGTCGATGGCTTCAAACTTCAAGTATTTAATCTTTACGAAATTATGATGGAACTTCTTGAGTCAAAAAACTATCTGAATATTATCTCTCAATGGGAGAAAAAACACGATATTATGTTTGTAGCTACCCGCATTAATCGTCTGTTGAAGATGGAAGAGTTTAATGATAGTGAGATGTACTTTACAGATTACATCAGACACCGTGTGGGAAATAACTCCGTTGTAATTTTAACTGGTATTGGTGAAATTTATCCGTTAGTTCGTGCACATTCAATATTGAACAAAATGCATTTAGTTTACACAAAACGACCTGTTATTATGATGTATCCAGGAGAATATGATCGTTTGAGATTAACCATATTAAACACGAATCGTGATGCTAACTACTATAGGGCATTCAGAATTGATTAG
- the brxC gene encoding BREX system P-loop protein BrxC, with protein MKINDMFLKDIHRNIEGVITASKATDEQVYQELDEYVVTKELQGHFRTFFDAYKKGITGNTNKMGVWIQGFFGSGKSHFLKILSYILENKEISGRTAFDFLTEGNEQTRRIKDPMTIANMDLAVKTPTNVILFNVESKHQTGIEEKNSLVNVFLKVFNDSLGYSTNPKVADLERRLDKAGKYGEFKEVFQNNNGVEWTKERHEVDFIQDPVVDTLVSIGYMSEDAAKTWFNKLEADYIISIEEFAMMVEEYLQSKGNNEHIVFLVDEIGQYIGGNSDLTLQLQTIVEELGDKSHGKAWVIVTSQQAIDKITDIAGAAALDFSKIKGRFETTLSLSSANADEVIQKRILAKNIAGQDYLEAVYPIYESDIKQTLIFEDSPELKLYSGSENYADVYPFIPYQFNLLANILTQISKHSIQGANLSRGERSLLAFFKETAERNADNDSSVLVSLDQFYPSLEKWLNETDNAKVIKQAEENTRVVPDKNDHFNVAVLKVLFMIKYVDQSIKPTLNNITNLMIRHVNEDKLVLRKKVEAALKILISENLIRQNLKNYVFQTDEEQEVTRLINNIELNETDVEDRLARDILDDKIGRNQFSYKNSHVVGRMFENRYNFTYNFYVDDYAYRKNSNPNLEVKIITPDCPLWNNETQLILASTKNQMLIKLPVDQDFMAHIRTYLKVEKYITTANTSSAIRNFVAVKAEKTSENQELSDSINVQLNDFLKQATFYFNNNKLEVSGSDFKSLLNDALQQMANLVYYKNDLIDSAVSESDINRLLKCSEDELLAHSENQNVVNDVKQYILLQENKNLTVTMKTLRDNYLDKAPYGFVNEDLEWAIARLFMEGSISLFKNAIPLNTNSDINEISKAISDRKSPEKIRVKMRQKANDVQKKMVHNLGEELFKSRNIVDENNDDTTRVRFNEKAQRMISELNSFKDTPGHYYPQSSEIGKALDVLQQIVNARDTKSFFEVLKNNEEELLDWAEDYEDIHNFHASNQKSIWDKARDYISRIEDSTIQEPTDEINSILASMRNIMKQTIPYRDIPKLSELNGQYETEYMNFMESKSNVAADKINTIKQGVLEDLDSRNIGDNFKTEVVQKFDNLIHTLANAQTLDQIVLLKAQADTLRHTFTKKFTIEENRRREEAAEKAVQGGQAYLTPTKSRVVPISVKSVKKVKNVYMKDLIKPRQRINSEADVDIFVNNLKQELLSKLNDDNELDILL; from the coding sequence ATGAAAATTAACGATATGTTTTTAAAAGATATTCATCGAAATATTGAGGGCGTTATTACTGCTTCGAAAGCAACTGATGAACAAGTTTATCAGGAATTAGACGAATATGTTGTTACGAAGGAGCTTCAAGGGCATTTTAGGACATTTTTTGATGCCTATAAAAAGGGGATCACTGGAAATACAAACAAAATGGGTGTTTGGATTCAGGGATTCTTTGGTTCCGGTAAGTCTCACTTTTTAAAAATTCTTTCCTATATTCTTGAGAATAAAGAAATCAGTGGGAGAACGGCTTTTGATTTTCTTACTGAAGGTAATGAACAAACACGAAGAATTAAAGATCCGATGACTATCGCTAATATGGATTTGGCCGTTAAGACTCCAACAAATGTCATTCTCTTTAATGTAGAATCAAAGCATCAGACCGGGATTGAAGAAAAGAATAGCTTGGTAAATGTATTCCTGAAGGTTTTCAATGATAGCTTAGGATATTCGACTAATCCTAAAGTTGCTGATTTAGAACGACGTCTAGATAAAGCAGGAAAATATGGTGAATTTAAGGAAGTTTTCCAAAATAACAATGGAGTTGAATGGACTAAAGAACGGCATGAGGTTGATTTTATTCAGGACCCAGTAGTGGACACTTTGGTTAGTATCGGATATATGTCTGAAGATGCCGCAAAAACTTGGTTTAACAAATTGGAAGCTGACTATATTATCAGTATTGAAGAATTTGCTATGATGGTTGAGGAGTACCTTCAGTCAAAAGGTAATAATGAACATATTGTGTTTTTGGTGGATGAAATTGGACAATACATTGGTGGAAATAGTGATTTAACACTGCAGTTACAAACTATTGTTGAAGAACTTGGTGACAAATCTCATGGCAAGGCATGGGTAATTGTAACTAGTCAACAAGCTATTGATAAGATTACTGATATAGCTGGTGCTGCGGCCTTAGATTTTTCAAAAATTAAAGGGCGTTTCGAAACTACATTATCACTTTCATCTGCCAATGCAGACGAAGTTATTCAGAAACGTATACTTGCTAAAAATATAGCTGGTCAAGATTATTTAGAAGCCGTCTACCCAATTTATGAAAGTGATATTAAGCAAACCTTAATTTTTGAAGACAGTCCAGAGTTGAAGCTTTATAGTGGCTCTGAGAATTATGCGGATGTCTATCCGTTTATTCCTTACCAATTTAACCTATTAGCGAACATCCTAACACAAATCTCAAAACATTCCATTCAAGGAGCAAATCTCTCTCGGGGAGAACGTTCGTTACTCGCTTTTTTCAAAGAAACTGCTGAGCGAAATGCTGATAACGATAGTTCTGTTTTGGTCTCTTTAGATCAATTCTATCCGTCGCTTGAAAAATGGTTAAACGAAACTGACAATGCAAAGGTAATTAAACAAGCAGAAGAAAATACAAGAGTTGTACCGGATAAAAACGATCATTTCAACGTAGCAGTTTTGAAGGTTTTGTTTATGATTAAGTATGTGGATCAAAGTATCAAACCTACACTTAATAATATTACAAATCTGATGATTCGGCACGTAAATGAAGATAAATTAGTTCTTCGTAAAAAAGTTGAAGCCGCTTTGAAGATCCTAATCAGTGAGAATTTGATTCGCCAAAACTTGAAAAATTATGTATTTCAAACAGATGAAGAACAAGAAGTGACGCGTTTGATTAATAATATCGAATTGAATGAGACTGATGTTGAAGATAGGCTTGCTCGAGATATTTTGGATGATAAAATTGGGCGAAATCAATTTTCATATAAGAACTCTCATGTAGTGGGGCGCATGTTTGAAAATCGTTACAACTTTACGTATAACTTTTATGTAGATGATTACGCATATCGCAAAAATAGTAATCCTAATCTGGAAGTTAAGATTATTACACCTGACTGTCCCTTATGGAATAATGAAACACAACTTATCTTAGCAAGTACAAAAAATCAAATGTTGATTAAGTTGCCTGTAGATCAAGATTTTATGGCTCACATTAGAACATACTTAAAAGTTGAAAAGTACATTACCACTGCTAATACATCAAGTGCTATTAGGAACTTTGTAGCTGTTAAGGCTGAAAAAACATCTGAAAATCAAGAACTGAGTGATTCAATTAATGTTCAATTAAATGATTTTCTAAAGCAAGCGACATTCTACTTTAATAACAATAAGTTAGAAGTTTCGGGTTCTGATTTTAAATCACTTCTCAATGATGCTTTGCAACAAATGGCTAACCTTGTTTATTACAAGAATGATTTGATAGATTCAGCTGTTTCTGAATCAGATATTAATAGGCTATTAAAATGTAGTGAGGATGAGTTACTTGCACATTCAGAAAATCAAAATGTAGTTAATGATGTTAAACAATATATTTTATTACAGGAAAATAAGAACCTTACTGTGACGATGAAAACATTACGAGACAACTATCTTGATAAAGCACCATACGGATTTGTTAATGAAGATTTGGAGTGGGCAATTGCTCGCCTGTTTATGGAAGGAAGTATTAGTCTCTTTAAAAATGCAATACCACTAAATACTAACTCAGATATAAATGAAATTTCAAAGGCTATATCTGATCGCAAATCTCCAGAAAAAATTCGTGTGAAAATGCGTCAAAAGGCAAATGATGTCCAGAAAAAAATGGTTCATAATTTAGGTGAGGAATTATTTAAAAGTCGTAATATTGTAGACGAAAATAATGATGACACAACGCGCGTGCGATTCAATGAAAAAGCTCAAAGAATGATTTCTGAGCTGAATAGTTTCAAAGACACACCAGGTCATTATTATCCTCAATCAAGTGAAATTGGTAAAGCACTTGATGTCTTGCAACAAATCGTAAATGCTCGTGATACGAAATCATTCTTTGAGGTTTTAAAAAATAATGAAGAAGAGTTACTTGACTGGGCTGAAGACTACGAAGATATTCATAACTTCCATGCTAGTAATCAAAAATCAATCTGGGATAAGGCAAGAGATTATATTAGCCGCATAGAAGATAGTACTATTCAAGAACCCACCGATGAAATTAATTCAATCCTTGCAAGTATGAGAAATATCATGAAACAAACAATCCCATATCGTGATATTCCAAAACTAAGCGAATTGAATGGTCAGTATGAGACAGAATACATGAATTTCATGGAATCCAAGTCTAATGTTGCTGCTGATAAAATAAATACAATTAAGCAGGGTGTTCTAGAGGACTTGGACAGCCGCAATATTGGTGATAATTTTAAGACTGAAGTAGTTCAAAAATTTGATAATTTAATTCATACTTTAGCAAACGCGCAAACTCTTGACCAAATTGTGCTGCTCAAAGCTCAAGCTGATACATTGCGACATACTTTTACAAAAAAGTTCACTATAGAGGAAAATCGCAGACGTGAGGAAGCAGCTGAAAAAGCTGTACAAGGTGGTCAAGCTTATCTGACACCCACTAAATCAAGAGTTGTCCCAATTTCAGTTAAATCAGTTAAAAAGGTGAAAAATGTATATATGAAAGACCTGATTAAACCTCGCCAACGGATTAATTCTGAAGCAGATGTTGATATTTTCGTAAATAACTTGAAACAAGAGTTACTTTCAAAATTAAATGATGATAATGAATTAGATATTCTACTGTAA